One part of the Thermoanaerobacterium sp. CMT5567-10 genome encodes these proteins:
- a CDS encoding ABC transporter ATP-binding protein encodes MMIEVNNVTKVYGKRKAVDNISFSVDSGEIVGFLGPNGAGKSSTMKMITGFMPPTSGTIKIAGYDIIEDSLKAKKHIGYLPEVPPLYLDMTVEAYLAFVCELKEVPKDKRKSTVDKVISEVGLSDVRKRIIKNLSKGYKQRVGLAQAIIGDPDVLVLDEPTVGLDPKQIKEIRDIIKELGKKHTIILSTHILPEVSMICDRVIIINKGKIVAMDSTENLTDTIGRSKRYFLKVLGSTEKISTTLKGINGIKDFKSKSNTKENCIDIDVETDVNNDLRKEIFFSFAKQNMPIIEFRPVNYSLEEVFLQLTTDEEVNSDENSDNIQKGA; translated from the coding sequence ATGATGATTGAAGTAAACAATGTGACTAAAGTTTACGGAAAACGCAAAGCTGTAGACAATATAAGCTTTTCTGTAGACAGTGGAGAAATAGTAGGATTCTTAGGTCCTAATGGTGCTGGAAAAAGTTCAACCATGAAAATGATAACTGGTTTTATGCCACCAACATCAGGCACAATAAAAATTGCCGGGTACGATATAATAGAAGATTCATTAAAGGCGAAGAAGCATATTGGTTATCTTCCAGAAGTCCCACCACTGTATTTGGATATGACTGTTGAAGCTTATTTAGCATTTGTATGTGAATTAAAAGAAGTCCCAAAAGACAAAAGAAAATCAACAGTTGACAAAGTCATAAGTGAAGTAGGATTGTCTGACGTAAGAAAAAGAATTATTAAAAACTTATCAAAAGGTTACAAACAAAGAGTTGGACTGGCTCAAGCAATCATCGGAGATCCTGATGTGCTGGTTCTTGATGAACCGACAGTTGGATTAGATCCCAAACAAATCAAAGAAATAAGGGACATTATAAAAGAACTAGGAAAAAAGCATACCATCATACTGAGTACACACATTTTACCTGAAGTAAGCATGATATGCGACAGAGTTATAATCATAAACAAAGGCAAAATTGTCGCAATGGACTCAACTGAAAACTTAACTGATACTATAGGAAGATCGAAAAGATATTTCCTTAAAGTCTTAGGTTCAACTGAAAAAATATCAACCACATTAAAAGGAATAAATGGAATAAAAGATTTTAAATCGAAATCAAACACAAAAGAAAATTGTATCGACATCGATGTTGAAACAGACGTAAACAACGACTTGAGAAAAGAGATTTTCTTTTCTTTTGCAAAACAAAATATGCCTATTATAGAATTTAGGCCTGTAAACTACAGCCTAGAGGAAGTCTTCCTGCAGCTTACAACAGATGAGGAGGTAAATAGTGATGAAAATTCTGACAATATACAAAAGGGAGCTTAA
- a CDS encoding ABC transporter permease, with translation MKILTIYKRELKSYFLSPLAYVLVGFLLLISGYFFATFVLSTQYALMSPVFSNMVFVFMFISPILTMRLISEEMKNGTDQLLMTAPLKITDMVLGKYFASLTVYALSLVISLIYPLYLKIYSTPDFGPILTGYIGSFLMGAAFIAIGIFASSLTENQLIAGVIGFSILLLFWIISWLGDVFQGTAKTIVENISLLQRFNNFQNGVLSLNDIVFYLSVIIFFIFVTIMVVDKRRWS, from the coding sequence ATGAAAATTCTGACAATATACAAAAGGGAGCTTAAGTCATACTTTCTATCGCCTCTTGCATATGTGCTGGTAGGTTTTTTGCTGCTTATATCAGGATATTTCTTTGCAACATTTGTCCTCTCAACACAATATGCACTTATGTCTCCCGTTTTTAGCAACATGGTTTTTGTCTTCATGTTTATAAGCCCAATTTTGACGATGAGATTGATATCAGAAGAAATGAAAAATGGAACTGATCAGCTTCTCATGACAGCGCCGCTGAAAATAACAGACATGGTTTTGGGTAAATACTTTGCATCACTGACTGTCTATGCTCTATCATTGGTGATTTCCCTGATATATCCTTTATATCTTAAAATATACAGCACACCAGACTTTGGACCTATTCTTACAGGTTATATAGGATCTTTCTTAATGGGAGCAGCATTCATAGCAATAGGTATTTTTGCATCATCCTTAACAGAAAATCAGCTTATTGCCGGTGTCATAGGTTTTTCGATTCTTTTATTATTTTGGATTATTAGCTGGCTAGGTGATGTATTCCAGGGAACAGCTAAAACTATTGTGGAAAACATTTCGCTGCTACAAAGATTCAATAACTTTCAAAACGGTGTATTAAGCTTAAATGACATTGTATTTTACTTGAGCGTAATAATCTTCTTCATTTTTGTAACTATCATGGTTGTTGATAAAAGACGCTGGAGTTAG
- a CDS encoding GldG family protein → MNKIRLKYGSNTILAIVILLGILIFGNLILAQKPIKWDLTKSKQYTLSDKTKQVLKNLKTDVTVYAFFQNDSAKTQVQNILNEYTGLSKKIKVQFIDPDKNPSLVQKYGITAYDTTLFLNSKDDSKRQIVNSYDIFTQSQETGQTIFNGEQQFTQAIINVTEVNKTNAYIIQGHNEVNSTNSLTTFKTALQGEGYNVNDLNIGQSGGIPKDTGLIIIANPQMDYNDQEINAIMDYLKKGGKAFIMMGAENGPLTEKSINNILANWNVKIDNDIVVDPSRNYFMDALSPVPEYGYHDITDKLESANLASVAPSSRSITYKESNSSNISIQSFLTTSDKAWGETNFNSKQASFDDNDIKGPLTLGVTISDSKTGMKVVVLGNDLMATDKVIGLEGNRDLLMNSANWLTNKTTQISISPKPLDYATVFMTGKQANAMFIVTVIVIPLVIWIIGGFVFFRRRAL, encoded by the coding sequence TTGAATAAAATCAGGTTAAAATACGGAAGCAATACGATTTTAGCAATCGTCATTTTATTGGGCATATTAATTTTCGGCAACTTAATATTAGCCCAAAAGCCTATAAAATGGGATCTTACCAAATCAAAGCAGTACACTCTCTCCGATAAAACAAAGCAAGTTTTGAAAAATCTAAAAACTGATGTGACAGTCTATGCGTTTTTCCAGAATGATAGTGCAAAGACACAAGTACAGAATATTTTAAATGAATACACCGGATTATCAAAAAAGATAAAAGTTCAATTTATAGATCCTGATAAGAATCCTTCATTAGTACAAAAATATGGAATAACTGCTTATGACACTACACTGTTTCTAAACAGCAAAGATGACAGTAAAAGACAAATAGTTAATTCATATGATATATTTACCCAATCACAAGAAACAGGTCAGACGATTTTTAACGGTGAACAGCAATTTACCCAAGCGATAATTAATGTTACAGAAGTCAACAAGACAAACGCTTATATCATTCAAGGCCACAATGAAGTAAACAGTACAAACTCTCTAACAACATTTAAAACAGCGCTGCAAGGTGAAGGCTACAACGTAAATGATCTAAACATTGGCCAATCCGGCGGTATACCAAAAGATACAGGCCTTATAATAATAGCCAATCCACAAATGGATTACAACGACCAAGAAATAAATGCAATCATGGATTACCTGAAAAAAGGCGGAAAAGCATTCATTATGATGGGAGCTGAAAATGGTCCTCTTACTGAAAAATCAATTAACAATATTCTAGCAAACTGGAATGTAAAAATCGATAACGACATAGTTGTTGATCCTTCAAGGAACTATTTCATGGATGCTTTATCACCTGTTCCAGAGTACGGATACCATGACATAACCGATAAACTAGAATCTGCTAATTTAGCGTCAGTTGCACCAAGTTCCAGAAGCATAACTTACAAAGAATCAAATAGCAGCAATATATCGATTCAATCATTTTTGACAACTAGTGATAAAGCGTGGGGGGAAACAAATTTCAACAGCAAACAAGCATCATTTGACGACAATGACATAAAAGGTCCTCTAACACTTGGTGTTACTATTTCTGACAGTAAGACAGGTATGAAAGTTGTCGTACTTGGCAATGACCTTATGGCAACTGATAAAGTTATTGGTTTGGAAGGCAACAGAGACCTTCTTATGAACAGTGCCAATTGGCTTACAAACAAGACAACACAGATATCTATAAGTCCAAAACCTCTTGACTATGCTACTGTATTCATGACTGGAAAACAAGCTAATGCAATGTTTATTGTAACTGTAATTGTAATTCCATTAGTCATCTGGATAATAGGTGGGTTTGTCTTCTTCAGGAGGAGAGCTTTATGA
- a CDS encoding DUF4340 domain-containing protein codes for MKTFRNTIIMFVILGIFVGYYYYSKATKKPAPSTNIISISKNKLSSIDIKDSNNEMAIVKNGSTYKIIKPISYAADSTYASDLFNSLTQLKYNRKFTDTDLKKYGLDKSNFIITASSSNGNTEELIVGNKSPVGNSYYAKLSNSQYIYVVDASSIENFQLTSSDTLFNYLNKDIYTISKDKISKVTYTDSSGTRYMEKNKSGKWAYNGKEISSDKSESLLNDIVLLSPTGIDPNKKISGNSSSFTLTISDGSKNEEVKFLTNDNNNYYIQKNNNQIGLYITKDQLSSLMNDIKSIMK; via the coding sequence ATGAAGACTTTTAGAAACACTATAATAATGTTTGTAATACTTGGCATATTTGTGGGATATTACTACTACAGCAAAGCTACAAAGAAGCCTGCACCATCGACAAACATCATAAGCATAAGCAAAAATAAATTGTCTTCTATAGATATAAAAGATTCTAATAATGAAATGGCTATTGTAAAAAATGGCAGCACCTATAAAATTATCAAACCGATAAGTTATGCTGCAGATAGCACATATGCCAGCGATTTATTCAATTCACTTACACAATTAAAATACAATAGAAAATTTACCGACACAGATTTAAAGAAATATGGATTGGACAAATCAAATTTTATTATTACTGCGTCATCCAGCAATGGCAATACAGAAGAATTGATTGTTGGAAATAAATCACCAGTTGGCAATTCGTACTATGCCAAATTGTCAAATTCGCAGTATATATACGTTGTAGACGCAAGCTCGATAGAGAATTTTCAACTTACAAGTAGTGATACACTATTCAATTATTTAAATAAAGATATATACACGATATCTAAAGACAAAATATCAAAAGTAACTTATACAGACTCTTCCGGAACCCGTTATATGGAAAAAAATAAAAGCGGAAAGTGGGCTTACAATGGTAAAGAAATAAGCAGTGACAAATCAGAAAGCCTTCTCAATGATATAGTCTTACTGAGTCCGACAGGAATAGATCCAAATAAAAAAATCAGCGGAAATAGTTCTAGCTTCACACTTACCATATCAGATGGCAGTAAAAATGAGGAAGTCAAATTTCTGACAAATGACAATAATAATTACTACATCCAGAAGAACAACAATCAAATTGGCCTATATATAACAAAGGACCAATTAAGCAGCTTAATGAACGATATAAAAAGCATAATGAAATAA
- a CDS encoding YafY family protein codes for MIKNGDSTQLERQWKILSILSWENNGMTINQIYQRLAKNFGEEVSTKTIKRDLDDLTMVFPIYEEGEGRGTTYTLEKYKIHDFIFTVQELFALFFTREIIRKYDTSEIGKMALNFIERIISYIPSIYDDYIDRLYRTFLIQKDIDSDKNVTLDMLETINDAIIYKKSIKMRYYSFTSDTETEREVDPYLIYEKDGHYYLTGFCKLHNEIRDFRISRMKEIKLLGKSFEISPDFDKSKYYKYTWNILKGNTKYRVKIRFTGNAARLVKEYEGYKADEIVENDDGSILFVKVVSQLDEIKRWVLGFGCEAEVISPDEFKDMINDEIIKMAKKIRSK; via the coding sequence ATGATTAAAAATGGTGATTCTACTCAATTAGAAAGGCAGTGGAAGATATTATCAATTTTATCATGGGAAAACAATGGAATGACAATAAACCAGATATATCAGAGATTGGCTAAAAATTTTGGAGAAGAGGTATCTACAAAGACGATAAAAAGAGATTTAGATGATTTAACTATGGTATTTCCAATTTACGAAGAAGGGGAAGGCAGGGGAACGACTTATACTTTAGAAAAGTATAAGATACATGATTTTATATTTACTGTACAAGAACTTTTTGCATTATTTTTCACTAGAGAAATAATTAGAAAATATGATACATCTGAAATAGGTAAAATGGCTCTTAATTTCATAGAGAGAATAATATCGTACATACCTTCTATATACGATGACTACATTGATAGGCTGTATAGGACTTTTTTGATACAAAAGGATATAGATTCTGATAAAAATGTAACGTTAGACATGTTAGAGACTATCAACGATGCAATAATATATAAAAAATCTATCAAAATGAGGTATTATTCTTTTACATCTGATACAGAGACTGAAAGGGAAGTAGATCCGTATTTGATTTACGAAAAAGATGGTCATTATTATCTGACGGGATTTTGCAAATTACATAATGAAATAAGGGATTTTAGAATATCCAGAATGAAAGAGATAAAATTACTTGGTAAAAGCTTTGAAATATCCCCTGATTTTGATAAGAGCAAGTATTACAAATACACGTGGAATATTTTAAAAGGAAACACAAAATACAGGGTGAAAATAAGATTTACAGGGAATGCAGCCAGGCTTGTCAAAGAGTATGAAGGATATAAGGCAGATGAAATTGTAGAAAATGACGATGGTTCAATTTTATTTGTCAAGGTAGTTTCGCAGCTAGATGAGATTAAAAGATGGGTTTTAGGCTTTGGATGTGAAGCAGAAGTTATAAGTCCCGATGAGTTTAAAGACATGATCAATGATGAGATAATCAAGATGGCAAAAAAAATAAGGAGTAAATGA